The following are from one region of the bacterium genome:
- the rsmG gene encoding 16S rRNA (guanine(527)-N(7))-methyltransferase RsmG, translating to MAKNRAKRTTKGTERHKAGLRPDSGKLQHREKLSGREKLPAREKLTPGLPSLKEWFQRSNLSLTDRQYKQLWQYHNLLRKKNKEYDLTRIVQFDTMVLKHYIDSILVARLLDWNLPSPLLDLGTGAGLPAIPLKIACPETEFILSEGRHKRIQFLHEVVEALDLQKIEIYGHKTSASFSRPIRGVITRAVEPMAETLAKVKKSLQPGGWAIFMKGPQCDGEIAEATESMGRFYRLDRDVAYTIPHTPHQRRLVIFERLSDPMEAEPGKHRIPLIESPANETFKQIKALLTSRGIKKEGHALVFGQKIIAEIMRDFPGLCTGLILSPSEEKAGEQGLPEDILRELHLDPGQVSLYRLSRPLYRELDIFGTGADILVVRTPSLQTWQADETTPGCTLMIPFQDPENTGAVIRSAAAFGVREIILLQEAANPYHPKSIRAGGSAVFRVSYRKGPSIQEIQPLIQAARRKEVHLITLSMEGADISRFEFPDSFILLPGLEGPGLPQDLRSQALATPLAIPMEPGLESLNAATSAAIALYEWRRKRRKE from the coding sequence ATGGCAAAGAACAGAGCGAAACGGACAACAAAAGGAACAGAAAGGCATAAAGCCGGCCTTCGGCCTGACAGCGGGAAGCTTCAGCACCGCGAGAAACTTTCTGGCCGGGAAAAACTTCCTGCCCGGGAGAAACTTACCCCTGGGCTGCCCTCACTCAAAGAGTGGTTCCAGAGGAGTAATCTATCACTTACCGACAGGCAATACAAGCAGCTTTGGCAGTATCATAACCTGCTGCGGAAAAAAAACAAAGAGTATGACCTGACCCGCATCGTTCAGTTCGATACCATGGTTCTAAAGCATTATATCGACAGCATCCTGGTTGCCAGGCTTCTGGACTGGAACCTCCCCTCCCCCCTTCTTGATCTTGGTACCGGTGCAGGACTGCCAGCCATTCCGCTGAAAATTGCCTGCCCTGAGACCGAATTCATCCTTTCCGAGGGGCGGCATAAAAGGATTCAGTTCCTGCATGAAGTGGTGGAAGCCCTGGATTTGCAGAAAATCGAAATTTACGGCCATAAAACTTCTGCCTCTTTCAGCCGTCCAATCAGGGGAGTCATTACCCGGGCTGTTGAGCCTATGGCCGAAACTCTGGCCAAGGTAAAAAAAAGCCTGCAACCGGGAGGATGGGCGATCTTCATGAAAGGTCCCCAGTGCGACGGGGAAATTGCAGAAGCAACTGAGAGCATGGGACGCTTTTACCGGCTCGACCGGGATGTTGCCTACACCATTCCCCATACTCCCCATCAGCGACGGCTGGTTATCTTCGAGCGGCTCTCTGACCCGATGGAAGCTGAACCGGGGAAACATCGGATACCGCTCATAGAAAGCCCGGCCAATGAAACCTTCAAGCAAATAAAAGCCCTTTTGACCTCACGGGGGATAAAAAAAGAAGGTCATGCTCTGGTGTTCGGTCAAAAAATCATCGCTGAGATCATGCGGGATTTCCCCGGCCTGTGCACCGGCCTGATTCTCTCACCATCAGAGGAAAAAGCCGGTGAGCAGGGTTTACCGGAAGACATCCTCAGGGAACTTCACCTCGATCCTGGGCAGGTGTCCCTCTACCGCTTAAGCCGTCCCCTCTACCGCGAGCTGGATATCTTCGGAACCGGGGCCGATATTCTGGTAGTGCGAACACCTTCTCTCCAAACCTGGCAGGCAGATGAAACCACGCCGGGATGCACCCTGATGATTCCCTTTCAGGACCCTGAAAATACCGGCGCGGTTATTCGAAGTGCAGCCGCTTTCGGGGTCAGGGAGATCATCCTGCTTCAGGAAGCAGCCAATCCCTATCACCCCAAAAGCATCAGGGCCGGTGGAAGTGCTGTCTTTCGAGTGAGTTATCGCAAGGGCCCATCCATTCAGGAGATTCAGCCGCTTATCCAGGCAGCGCGCAGAAAGGAAGTCCATCTGATTACCCTGTCTATGGAGGGAGCTGATATCAGCCGGTTTGAATTTCCGGACAGCTTCATCCTGCTGCCCGGCCTCGAAGGCCCCGGCCTGCCCCAAGACCTCAGGTCCCAGGCCCTGGCCACCCCTCTGGCCATCCCCATGGAGCCCGGCCTTGAGTCGCTGAATGCAGCTACGTCTGCGGCCATCGCCCTGTATGAATGGAGGAGGAAAAGGAGGAAAGAATAA
- a CDS encoding cohesin domain-containing protein: MQHNTGSSTVFLNQGLGRIPAADKFAFKLVPLMVAVILLLMISAGMAADSATCPPPDGTPKNGDANGDGCNDWLIDRETDRQGNQVEVWCLDLGAAGPGGGDSFGYRYIPQGGTPVWVGKCAFNGGINRYSKSMDPNTGQWKGLQWKNWDDSSTDGEGTPGVIDDWFWTYDIPQRKLTTKKTHDNRTIAQQDGNAPVDFGDITFASLPVQGPDNNILALMVDPVITLVNLSTGPLWHYGLRTPPAHSEYSIDPWLLATEIKAGDRLIMKGLDAVEAYVEGTAALPEFGAWMLTSMTEDSVTFTASVDAIIPPGTLIDGFSFFSTGSGGQIEWMTAGEKISFVEKVYGPVAQPSSGMIFNEDDSGILDIGGTAARAGMGTRIPVRIQSTARDIYAFGFDVTYDPKVLEYTGHERGYLVASFNIFEVNRILPGRIRIGGVSAQSAIPAGAIGHLVWLNFTVIGGRDRECYPLSIEGVSDDLARAPASGGYFCVHNCTGDLNGDGTMTPGDALIAFQCYLSIGPCPDCADINYDGQVTPADALCIFRQYMGSPGCFPDEILPRKKSCQLELPIPDENISLTLSQPVIKAPGESVAGKVVIHAGQWNKDELPGLESFSFVLRIEDPSVALFPDQATSFEHIFDSSLIADDGSYQFAFKLVGSHPGQISVLPSLKWTILGEGACALAINGIYAGCALGEQLNSNCVCTAMADMPAPGSLACSLFPETFRAAWRS, encoded by the coding sequence ATGCAACATAACACCGGAAGCAGTACTGTCTTCTTGAATCAAGGCTTGGGGAGGATACCTGCCGCTGATAAGTTCGCATTCAAACTCGTGCCACTCATGGTGGCTGTCATTCTTCTGTTGATGATCTCAGCAGGTATGGCTGCCGATTCTGCTACCTGTCCGCCACCTGACGGTACTCCAAAGAATGGTGATGCCAACGGAGACGGATGTAATGATTGGCTTATCGATAGAGAGACCGACCGCCAGGGAAACCAGGTGGAAGTCTGGTGTCTGGACCTGGGGGCTGCTGGTCCCGGTGGCGGTGATTCCTTTGGCTACAGGTATATCCCCCAAGGGGGAACGCCTGTCTGGGTAGGCAAGTGTGCATTTAATGGCGGAATTAACCGGTACAGCAAGTCCATGGATCCCAATACCGGTCAATGGAAGGGATTGCAGTGGAAAAACTGGGATGATAGCAGTACTGATGGTGAAGGAACACCAGGGGTGATCGATGACTGGTTTTGGACCTATGATATACCCCAGAGAAAGTTGACTACCAAAAAAACGCACGATAACAGAACCATTGCTCAACAGGATGGCAATGCGCCGGTGGATTTTGGCGATATTACCTTCGCGAGTCTGCCCGTTCAAGGCCCTGACAATAATATCCTGGCCCTGATGGTTGATCCGGTTATCACCCTGGTCAATCTCTCCACCGGCCCGCTCTGGCATTATGGCCTGCGCACGCCGCCAGCCCATAGTGAGTACAGCATCGATCCCTGGCTGCTGGCGACCGAGATCAAAGCAGGTGACAGGCTGATCATGAAGGGTCTAGACGCTGTCGAGGCTTACGTTGAGGGAACCGCAGCGCTCCCTGAATTTGGTGCCTGGATGCTCACCTCCATGACTGAGGACTCGGTTACCTTCACGGCCTCAGTTGATGCCATTATTCCACCAGGCACCTTGATCGATGGTTTCAGCTTTTTCAGCACAGGTTCCGGAGGGCAGATCGAGTGGATGACAGCCGGTGAGAAGATCAGCTTTGTCGAAAAAGTATATGGTCCTGTTGCCCAGCCCTCATCAGGTATGATCTTCAACGAAGATGATTCAGGGATTCTCGATATTGGAGGCACCGCTGCCAGGGCAGGAATGGGCACCCGGATACCAGTCAGAATCCAATCCACAGCCAGGGACATCTATGCCTTTGGCTTTGATGTAACCTATGATCCAAAGGTGCTGGAGTACACAGGCCATGAGCGGGGATATCTGGTGGCCTCATTCAATATCTTCGAGGTCAACCGTATCCTTCCCGGCAGGATAAGGATAGGAGGGGTATCAGCTCAATCCGCTATCCCTGCAGGGGCAATCGGCCACCTGGTCTGGTTGAACTTTACTGTCATTGGCGGCCGGGACAGGGAGTGTTATCCCCTGAGCATTGAGGGAGTGTCCGATGATCTGGCCCGGGCTCCGGCAAGTGGCGGGTATTTCTGCGTCCACAATTGCACCGGCGATCTCAACGGAGATGGAACAATGACCCCGGGCGATGCCCTCATTGCTTTTCAGTGCTACTTGAGCATCGGCCCCTGCCCTGATTGTGCGGATATAAATTATGACGGTCAGGTCACTCCGGCGGATGCACTTTGCATCTTCAGGCAATATATGGGTTCTCCCGGTTGTTTTCCCGATGAAATCCTCCCCCGGAAAAAGTCCTGCCAGTTAGAGCTTCCGATACCTGACGAGAATATAAGCCTTACCCTTTCTCAACCGGTTATTAAAGCTCCCGGAGAATCTGTTGCCGGTAAGGTGGTCATTCATGCCGGACAATGGAACAAGGACGAATTGCCCGGCCTTGAATCCTTCAGTTTTGTCCTGAGGATTGAGGACCCTTCGGTGGCTCTGTTCCCTGACCAGGCCACCTCCTTTGAGCATATTTTTGATTCTTCCCTGATAGCAGACGATGGGTCCTATCAATTTGCCTTTAAGCTGGTCGGCTCTCATCCCGGACAGATTTCCGTACTTCCTTCCCTGAAGTGGACAATCCTTGGTGAAGGAGCATGTGCTCTGGCTATTAATGGGATTTATGCTGGCTGTGCTCTTGGTGAACAATTGAATAGCAATTGCGTCTGCACAGCTATGGCCGATATGCCCGCTCCTGGATCCTTGGCGTGCAGTCTGTTTCCGGAAACTTTTCGGGCAGCATGGAGGTCATGA
- a CDS encoding arsenite methyltransferase gives MEDNKVKGALRESYGKIAQQGSSCCIPQGHCCGSGDLAHDISKKIGYTEEEIRGVPEGANLGLGCGNPIALASLQEGEVVLDLGSGAGFDCFLAADKVGKRGKVIGVDMTPEMVEKARENARKGDYENVEFRLGEIENLPVADNSVDAVISNCVINLSLNKGRVFREAFRVVKPGGRLMVSDIVLLRELPDVIKNSIEAYIGCLAGAILRDEYLEMIKTAGFQEVRIVDETAFSIDCMANDPTGKAIINNLSIPPETMKEAANIVRSIKVYGVKPGKI, from the coding sequence ATGGAAGACAACAAGGTGAAGGGAGCATTGCGAGAGAGTTATGGTAAAATAGCTCAACAGGGCAGTTCCTGTTGTATTCCCCAAGGTCACTGTTGTGGAAGCGGTGACCTGGCACACGATATCAGTAAAAAGATCGGCTATACCGAAGAAGAGATAAGGGGAGTCCCGGAGGGAGCGAATTTAGGGCTTGGGTGCGGAAATCCCATTGCCCTTGCCTCCCTGCAAGAGGGTGAAGTTGTCCTTGACCTCGGTTCAGGGGCAGGATTCGATTGTTTTCTTGCTGCGGACAAGGTTGGTAAGAGGGGAAAAGTCATCGGCGTGGATATGACGCCGGAGATGGTTGAAAAGGCAAGAGAAAACGCCAGGAAAGGTGATTATGAAAATGTGGAGTTCAGACTTGGTGAGATCGAGAATCTGCCGGTTGCTGATAATTCCGTCGACGCGGTGATTTCAAACTGCGTTATCAACCTGTCCCTGAATAAGGGAAGGGTCTTTCGGGAAGCCTTCAGAGTGGTAAAACCAGGCGGCAGGCTGATGGTCTCGGATATAGTCTTACTGAGAGAGCTTCCTGATGTTATTAAAAACTCTATTGAGGCATATATCGGTTGTCTCGCCGGGGCAATACTCAGGGATGAATATCTTGAGATGATAAAAACGGCAGGATTTCAGGAAGTCAGGATAGTCGATGAAACAGCTTTTTCTATCGATTGCATGGCGAATGATCCTACGGGAAAAGCAATTATAAATAACTTATCGATACCACCTGAGACCATGAAAGAGGCTGCAAATATAGTCAGGAGCATAAAGGTATATGGAGTCAAGCCGGGTAAAATATAA
- a CDS encoding cytochrome c biogenesis protein CcdA, which translates to MDERIDQVVKRGRYIPVGAGLLGILFALSFCPISAALFFGSLIPLSVQHNSAFMLPTIYGFGTGLPVMLFAILIALGTQAVARAFNMLTRIELWARRITGGIFIIVGVYYCLMYLFNVL; encoded by the coding sequence ATCGATGAACGAATTGATCAGGTAGTCAAAAGAGGTAGATATATTCCCGTCGGTGCGGGGCTGCTTGGAATCCTCTTTGCCCTCTCTTTCTGCCCCATCTCGGCTGCCCTGTTCTTCGGAAGCCTCATCCCGCTATCGGTGCAGCATAATTCAGCTTTTATGCTTCCCACCATCTACGGTTTTGGAACCGGCCTTCCGGTCATGCTGTTTGCCATTCTCATCGCCCTTGGCACCCAGGCCGTAGCCAGGGCATTCAATATGCTGACCAGAATCGAGCTGTGGGCACGGCGAATCACGGGCGGAATTTTCATTATAGTCGGGGTATACTATTGCCTTATGTATCTATTCAATGTGCTCTAG
- a CDS encoding thioredoxin family protein — translation MKKIQILGTGCPKCRKLAESAQEAAKALGLEFELEKVTDITAIMGFGVMMTPALAVDGQVKVTGRVPSVAELKKMLA, via the coding sequence ATGAAAAAAATTCAGATCCTGGGCACAGGCTGCCCAAAATGCAGGAAGCTGGCCGAGAGTGCGCAAGAAGCCGCCAAAGCGCTTGGTTTGGAATTCGAGCTTGAGAAGGTCACCGATATCACGGCCATTATGGGCTTTGGGGTGATGATGACTCCTGCCCTGGCCGTCGATGGACAGGTCAAGGTCACTGGCCGGGTGCCTTCCGTTGCCGAGCTGAAAAAAATGCTGGCTTGA
- a CDS encoding metalloregulator ArsR/SmtB family transcription factor, producing MDAKTKARCEARARVIKALAHPTRLFIVDELSRGEQCVCELTERIGADMSTVSKHLAVLKSAGLVQDEKYGTQVYYRLRTPCILKFLNCVESVIESTAREQLGLVECKGD from the coding sequence GTGGACGCCAAGACCAAAGCCCGGTGTGAAGCCAGGGCCAGGGTCATTAAAGCCCTTGCCCATCCGACCCGTCTTTTTATCGTTGATGAGCTGTCCCGGGGAGAACAGTGTGTTTGTGAGCTTACTGAGCGGATCGGCGCGGATATGTCCACCGTATCCAAGCACCTGGCTGTCCTGAAAAGCGCAGGCCTGGTTCAGGATGAAAAGTATGGCACTCAAGTCTATTATCGGCTGAGGACGCCATGCATTCTGAAATTCCTCAACTGTGTGGAATCCGTTATTGAATCTACAGCCAGGGAACAGTTAGGGCTGGTTGAGTGCAAAGGTGATTGA
- a CDS encoding permease has translation MIKYFADWITYDVLSLSPKRLLAEAVNFFIYDTIKIFFLLAVIIFTISLIRSFLPPEKIRNILSAKRRHYGHILAALLGIVTPFCSCSAIPLFLGFVEAGVPLGVTFSFLISSPMINEVALVLLLGLFGWRLALIYAFSGLVIAILSGIVIGHLNVESLVEDFVYQSRTGGHNTAIASTMSWPERIQYARTYTLDIIRQIWPHIIIGIGIGAWIHGYVPTDFLARYAGRGNWYAVPLATLIGIPLYSNAAGVIPLISVLTEKGVSIGTSLAFMMAVVGLSLPAFMILRKVMKVRLLIIFAGIVGAGIIFTGYLFNFIL, from the coding sequence ATGATTAAGTATTTCGCCGACTGGATCACCTATGACGTTCTTTCACTCAGTCCGAAGAGGCTGCTGGCTGAAGCGGTCAACTTTTTTATCTATGATACCATCAAGATATTTTTCCTTCTGGCTGTCATTATCTTCACTATTTCCCTTATCAGGTCGTTTCTGCCTCCTGAAAAAATCAGAAACATCCTGTCCGCCAAGAGGAGGCACTATGGCCATATACTGGCTGCTCTCCTCGGCATCGTCACCCCCTTTTGCTCCTGCAGTGCCATTCCGCTCTTTTTGGGCTTTGTCGAAGCAGGCGTTCCTCTGGGGGTCACGTTCTCGTTTCTGATATCGTCTCCCATGATTAACGAGGTGGCCCTGGTTCTGCTTCTGGGATTATTCGGCTGGAGGCTTGCCCTGATCTACGCCTTCAGCGGGCTGGTCATCGCCATTCTGTCAGGAATAGTTATCGGGCATCTTAACGTGGAAAGCCTGGTGGAGGATTTTGTCTATCAGAGCAGGACCGGTGGTCACAACACTGCTATTGCATCTACAATGAGCTGGCCGGAGAGGATACAGTATGCCAGGACCTATACTCTTGACATTATCAGACAGATATGGCCTCATATTATCATCGGCATCGGTATCGGAGCATGGATACACGGCTATGTACCGACCGATTTTCTGGCCCGTTATGCAGGAAGAGGAAACTGGTATGCTGTTCCCCTGGCCACCCTGATCGGCATACCGCTCTATTCCAATGCTGCCGGAGTCATTCCGCTGATCAGCGTTTTAACCGAGAAGGGCGTCAGTATTGGGACCAGCCTGGCCTTTATGATGGCGGTCGTAGGATTGTCCCTGCCCGCATTCATGATTCTGCGAAAGGTCATGAAGGTCAGGCTCCTCATTATTTTTGCCGGTATTGTTGGAGCAGGCATTATTTTTACCGGCTATTTGTTTAACTTCATTCTCTGA
- a CDS encoding VCBS repeat-containing protein: MERVYLSSTTLNIKGDIDMENLRKKILFPFCLMLMCGLAAIQGRPVRAAGHAQAADSHFSTPVKTKVKKASSPVIVANFNQDRNLDLAATAEESSTVLILLGKGDGTFTEAAHYAVGEEPSSIILADFNWDSNEDLAVANEESGTISILLGKGDGTFEDTVYYPVGNEPSSMVSVDLNRDVKPDLAVANEGSGTVSVLLNRGDGTFREAVHYPAGDEPSSIISADFNRDGRVDLAVANENSGHISILLGKGDGTYEEPQP; the protein is encoded by the coding sequence ATGGAAAGAGTGTACTTGAGCAGCACAACTCTGAACATTAAGGGAGACATTGACATGGAAAACTTACGGAAAAAAATTCTCTTTCCTTTTTGCCTGATGCTCATGTGCGGTCTGGCTGCAATTCAGGGCAGGCCGGTTCGGGCGGCTGGCCATGCTCAGGCAGCGGATAGTCATTTTTCAACGCCGGTCAAGACCAAGGTGAAAAAGGCATCTTCACCTGTTATTGTCGCAAATTTCAATCAGGACAGAAATCTCGATTTGGCTGCAACCGCTGAAGAATCCTCGACTGTTCTTATTCTTCTCGGCAAGGGTGATGGCACCTTCACCGAGGCTGCTCACTATGCGGTTGGAGAAGAGCCCTCCTCGATTATTCTGGCTGATTTCAACTGGGACAGCAATGAGGATCTGGCAGTGGCTAATGAGGAATCAGGCACAATCTCCATCCTTCTTGGCAAGGGTGACGGCACCTTTGAAGATACCGTTTATTATCCGGTTGGAAATGAACCATCATCGATGGTTTCGGTTGACCTTAACCGGGATGTAAAACCTGACCTGGCTGTAGCCAACGAGGGTTCCGGGACCGTATCCGTTCTGCTGAACAGGGGGGATGGCACCTTCAGGGAGGCTGTCCACTATCCGGCAGGGGATGAGCCATCCTCGATTATCTCGGCTGATTTTAACCGGGACGGCAGGGTGGATTTAGCTGTAGCCAATGAGAATTCCGGGCATATTTCCATTCTTCTTGGCAAAGGTGACGGTACCTATGAGGAGCCTCAGCCATGA
- a CDS encoding ATP-dependent RecD-like DNA helicase: MSLVQIKGQIERITYINEENRYTVAKLSMPGKRDLVTILGNFPSLCPGEMVKLLGEWANHPKFGPQFKVVKYETIIPATVHGIEKYLGSGLIKGIGPMMAKRIVAKFGVETLDVIENQIGRLSDVPGIGQGRQEMIRKAWAEQKEIRQVMIFLQDQGVSTTYAAKIYKHYGNDSISVVKNNPYRLAADIFGIGFLTADRIAEKVGIPKDSPLRAEAGILYVLNEMSDDGHVYYPYEPLVEKCREMLDISRDGIVQALAAITLQKKIIIEDLNSDLENFHENNKAVYLARFHTCERGIASRLQSLMKMPKYLRPLDIGKAIQWVQGQLGITLAEKQAQAVRTAVEEKVMILTGGPGTGKTTIVKAIIRIYEKLGREIMLAAPTGRAAKRLAETTDREAKTIHRLLEFQPKSGSFKKNEETPLKTDVLIVDEVSMIDTVLMYHLLKAVPLSATLILVGDIHQLPSVGAGNVLKDLIDSGSLKVVELNEIFRQARESLIVVNAHLINQGQMPETRQAPEGELLDFYFVQDEEPEKILSCILGLVRERIPKRFGFDPVSEVQVLTPMHKGILGSANLNAELQRELNSSRKELARGGRIFKLNDKVMQIRNNYDKEVFNGDIGRICGLDLENQEVRVNFDGREVVYDFLDLDELILAYAVSVHKSQGSEYPAVIMPLVTQHYMLLQRNLLYTAVTRAKKLAVLIGTPKALAIAVKNNRVLKRYTRLAERIRNMPPASLSEPGESLIPEKYYKKTS, encoded by the coding sequence ATGTCCCTGGTGCAGATTAAAGGCCAGATTGAGCGTATTACCTACATCAACGAAGAAAACCGCTATACCGTGGCCAAACTCTCCATGCCGGGAAAGAGGGATCTGGTTACCATCCTCGGCAATTTCCCCTCCCTGTGTCCGGGAGAAATGGTCAAGCTTCTCGGTGAGTGGGCCAACCATCCGAAATTCGGGCCTCAGTTCAAGGTGGTCAAATATGAAACCATCATTCCGGCCACAGTCCACGGCATCGAAAAATACCTTGGCTCCGGCCTCATCAAGGGTATCGGTCCCATGATGGCCAAACGCATTGTAGCCAAATTCGGGGTCGAGACACTCGACGTTATCGAGAACCAGATCGGCAGACTCAGCGATGTCCCCGGCATCGGCCAGGGCCGTCAGGAGATGATCCGTAAAGCCTGGGCCGAGCAGAAGGAGATCCGGCAGGTCATGATCTTTCTCCAGGATCAGGGTGTAAGCACGACCTATGCGGCCAAGATTTACAAACACTATGGCAATGACTCCATCAGCGTGGTTAAAAATAACCCTTACCGGCTGGCTGCCGATATTTTCGGCATCGGTTTCCTGACCGCCGACCGTATTGCGGAAAAGGTAGGCATACCGAAAGACTCCCCCCTGCGGGCCGAGGCCGGCATCCTGTATGTTCTGAATGAAATGTCCGATGACGGGCATGTTTACTATCCCTATGAGCCATTGGTCGAAAAGTGCAGGGAAATGCTCGACATCAGCCGGGATGGAATTGTTCAGGCCCTGGCGGCTATCACCTTGCAGAAAAAAATTATCATTGAGGACCTTAACTCTGACCTTGAAAATTTTCATGAAAACAATAAGGCTGTTTATCTGGCCAGGTTTCATACCTGTGAACGAGGGATTGCCAGCCGGTTGCAAAGCCTGATGAAAATGCCCAAGTACCTGCGGCCTCTGGATATCGGCAAGGCCATTCAGTGGGTACAGGGGCAGCTTGGGATAACCCTGGCCGAAAAGCAGGCCCAGGCCGTCAGGACGGCTGTCGAGGAAAAGGTCATGATCCTTACCGGCGGCCCCGGAACCGGCAAGACCACCATTGTCAAGGCCATCATCAGGATCTACGAAAAGCTTGGCAGGGAAATCATGCTGGCCGCACCGACCGGCCGGGCAGCCAAACGCCTGGCCGAAACTACCGACCGCGAGGCCAAGACCATTCACCGGCTGCTGGAATTTCAGCCCAAGAGCGGATCCTTTAAAAAGAACGAAGAAACACCTTTGAAAACCGATGTGCTGATCGTGGATGAAGTCTCGATGATCGATACTGTTCTGATGTATCACCTTCTGAAGGCGGTCCCTCTGTCCGCTACCCTGATCCTGGTCGGTGATATCCACCAGTTGCCTTCGGTCGGCGCTGGCAATGTTCTCAAAGACCTGATCGATTCTGGCTCTCTCAAGGTAGTTGAGCTCAACGAAATATTCAGGCAGGCCCGCGAGAGCCTGATCGTGGTCAATGCCCACCTCATTAACCAGGGGCAGATGCCAGAGACCAGGCAGGCACCGGAAGGAGAATTACTTGATTTTTACTTTGTTCAGGATGAGGAGCCGGAAAAAATTCTGTCCTGCATTCTCGGACTGGTCAGGGAACGGATCCCCAAACGGTTCGGATTCGACCCTGTGTCGGAGGTTCAGGTGCTTACGCCGATGCATAAGGGTATTTTGGGCTCGGCCAATCTCAATGCCGAGCTGCAAAGAGAGCTCAATTCCAGCCGGAAGGAACTGGCCAGGGGAGGGAGGATCTTCAAGCTGAACGATAAGGTGATGCAGATTCGCAATAATTACGATAAAGAGGTCTTCAACGGAGACATTGGCCGGATCTGCGGCCTGGATCTGGAAAATCAGGAAGTAAGGGTAAATTTTGACGGCCGTGAAGTGGTTTATGACTTTCTGGACCTTGATGAGCTGATCCTGGCCTATGCGGTTTCTGTCCATAAGTCCCAGGGAAGTGAATACCCGGCGGTCATCATGCCGCTCGTGACTCAGCATTATATGCTCCTGCAAAGGAACCTGCTTTATACAGCGGTAACGCGGGCCAAAAAACTCGCTGTTCTGATCGGAACCCCGAAAGCCCTGGCCATAGCTGTTAAAAATAACAGGGTCCTCAAGCGCTATACAAGACTGGCTGAGCGGATCAGAAATATGCCTCCAGCCTCCTTATCAGAACCTGGAGAGAGTTTAATACCTGAAAAATATTATAAAAAAACCTCCTGA
- a CDS encoding peptidylprolyl isomerase encodes MANANQGISPQTQAKEGDTVRVHYTARFMDGTVFDSSVMREPLEFTIGEGLLIPGFEQAVVGMHPGESKTEQVSAEQAYGPHRDEMVLEVDRNQFPSGLEPEVGQQLQVRQANGLITDVTVTDVHDSRVTLDANHPLAGKDLVFDIQLVEIE; translated from the coding sequence ATGGCAAACGCAAATCAAGGAATTAGCCCACAGACACAGGCCAAGGAGGGCGATACCGTAAGGGTTCATTATACGGCCAGATTTATGGACGGCACGGTATTTGACTCTTCAGTCATGCGTGAGCCTTTGGAATTTACCATAGGTGAGGGACTGCTCATACCCGGATTCGAGCAGGCAGTGGTCGGCATGCATCCCGGAGAATCGAAAACCGAACAGGTTTCGGCAGAGCAAGCTTATGGCCCTCATCGTGACGAGATGGTCCTTGAGGTTGATCGGAACCAATTTCCGTCAGGACTGGAACCGGAAGTTGGCCAGCAGTTACAGGTACGCCAGGCCAATGGACTCATAACCGATGTGACGGTAACCGATGTCCATGACTCGCGGGTAACCCTGGACGCAAATCATCCACTGGCAGGAAAAGATCTGGTCTTTGATATTCAATTGGTTGAGATTGAATAA